In a single window of the Emys orbicularis isolate rEmyOrb1 chromosome 11, rEmyOrb1.hap1, whole genome shotgun sequence genome:
- the RPRM gene encoding protein reprimo — translation MNASLGNQTEAAGLFFANSSDSLERALGCCTQASVVTDNGFVVTGPDERSLYIMRVVQIAVMCVLSLTVVFGIFFLGCNLLIKSEGMINFLVKDRRPSKEVEAVVVGPY, via the coding sequence ATGAACGCCTCGCTGGGCAATCAGACGGAGGCGGCGGGGCTCTTCTTCGCCAACAGCAGTGACTCCCTGGAGCGGGCCCTGGGCTGCTGCACCCAGGCCTCCGTGGTGACCGACAACGGCTTCGTGGTGACCGGCCCGGACGAGAGGAGCCTCTACATCATGCGGGTGGTGCAGATCGCGGTCATGTGCGTCCTCTCGCTCACCGTGGTCTTCGGCATCTTCTTCCTGGGCTGCAACCTGCTCATCAAGTCCGAGGGGATGATCAACTTCTTGGTGAAGGACCGGAGACCGTCCAAAGAGGTGGAGGCGGTGGTGGTCGGGCCCTACTGA